One segment of Tenrec ecaudatus isolate mTenEca1 chromosome 1, mTenEca1.hap1, whole genome shotgun sequence DNA contains the following:
- the LOC142434925 gene encoding olfactory receptor 2A12-like, with amino-acid sequence MQSLGKKNHSKVSEFILLGFSSEPQVRLALFISFLFLYLTTLLGNGLIVALIYLDARLHTPMYFFLGFLSVVDMSYVTTTVPQMLVNLVLPRRPISWGACAAQMFIFLVLGIAECVLYAIMAYDRYVAICCPLHYALLMSRSTCIKMVIACWSISVTGALIYTVFTMHLPYCGPHKINHFFCEVPAVLKLACADTSLNDHLDFILGFILLLVPLSLILASYVRIFVSILRIRSSQGRLKSFSTCASHITVVTMFYGPAMMMYMRPGSWYDPERDKKLALFYNVVSAFLNPIIYSLRNKDVKGAFLKVLGDKETA; translated from the coding sequence ATGCAGAGCCTTGGCAAGAAGAACCACAGCAAAGTGTCTGAGTTCATTCTCCTGGGCTTCTCCAGTGAGCCACAAGTGAGGCTGGCCCTGTTcatctccttcctcttcctctacCTCACCACCCTTCTGGGCAACGGACTCATCGTCGCCCTGATCTACCTGGACGCACGtctccacacacccatgtacttcttcctcggaTTCCTCTCTGTAGTGGACATGAGTTATGTCACCACAACTGTGCCCCAGATGTTGGTTAACCTGGTGCTTCCCAGGAGACCCATTTCCTGGGGAGCTTGTGCAGCACAGATGTTCATCTTCTTGGTGCTAGGAATTGCTGAGTGTGTTCTCTATGCTATCATGGCCTATGACAGGTATGTGGCTATTTGCTGTCCCCTTCACTATGCCCTGCTCATGAGCCGTTCCACTTGTATCAAAATGGTCATCGCGTGTTGGTCCATCAGCGTAACTGGGGCTCTGATCTACACTGTCTTCACCATGCACCTGCCTTATTGTGGCCCCCACAAGATAAACCACTTCTTCTGTGAGGTCCCTGCTGTCTTGAAGTTGGCCTGCGCAGACACATCCCTCAATGATCATTTGGACTTCATCTTGGGCTTTATTCTACTTCTGGTCCCACTGTCCCTTATCCTGGCCTCTTATGTCCGCATTTTTGTATCTATATTAAGAATCCGCTCCTCCCAGGGCCGACTCAAATCCTTCTCCACCTGTGCTTCCCACATCACTGTGGTCACCATGTTCTATGGGCCCGCCATGATGATGTACATGAGACCTGGTTCCTGGTATGACCCAGAGAGGGACAAGAAACTGGCCCTGTTCTACAACGTGGTCTCTGCCTTTCTCAACCCTATCATCTACAGCCTCAGGAACAAGGATGTAAAGGGAGCCTTTTTGAAAGTACTTGGAGACAAAGAGACAGCTTAA